One segment of Alnus glutinosa chromosome 2, dhAlnGlut1.1, whole genome shotgun sequence DNA contains the following:
- the LOC133861158 gene encoding uncharacterized protein LOC133861158, with protein MASRRNVHYSPLPADEDDYDGIARRQYDPRFDYTPKSFDKIPWKSIALALFLLFLGSLLLFLSYFIFTGHMGGDRSQAYGLLALGVLSFLPGFYETRVAYYAWRGANGYRFTSIPDY; from the exons ATGGCATCTAGACGCAATGTTCATTACAGCCCTCTTCCTGCTGATGAAGATGATTATGATGGTATTGCAAGAAGACAATATGACCCTCGGTTTGACTATACACCCAAATCCTTTGACAAAATCCCATGGAAGTCCATTGCCCTTGCACTTTTCCTCCTGTTTCTTGGATCattgcttctctttctttcgTATTTCATCTTCACTGGTCACATGGGAGGAGACCGATCCCAAGCGTATGGCCTTTTGGCACTAGGAGTTCTCTCCTTCCTCCCAG GCTTTTACGAGACTCGAGTTGCATATTATGCATGGAGGGGTGCCAATGGATATCGTTTCACTTCCATTCCTGACTATTAG
- the LOC133859153 gene encoding S-adenosylmethionine decarboxylase proenzyme-like, which produces MALPVSAIGFEGYEKRLEVSFFEPGIFSDPGGMGLRSLSKSQLDEILEPAECTIVSSLSNDYVDSYVLSESSLFVYPYKVIIKTCGTTKLLLSIPAILKLADALSLAVRSVRYTRGSFIFPGAQSFPHRSFSEEVAVLNGYFGKRGLAGKAFVMGGPDKSKRWHVYSASAKSVSQSSPVYTLEMCMTGLDRKRASVFYKTNGSSAALMTEDSGIRKILPQSEICDFEFDPCGYSMNAIEGAAISTIHVTPEDGFSYSSFEAAGYDFEDVNLTQLVERVLACFQPTEFSVAMHTDIAEKELRTKFPLYLKGYNCGETGYEGLGLDGSIIYHSFVRAESCASPRSILKCCSWSEDEKDDEVEEKN; this is translated from the coding sequence ATGGCCTTGCCGGTCTCTGCCATAGGATTTGAAGGGTATGAAAAAAGGCTTGAGGTATCATTCTTTGAACCTGGCATCTTTTCTGACCCTGGGGGCATGGGCCTCCGGTCATTGTCTAAATCTCAATTGGATGAGATCCTCGAACCAGCTGAGTGCACCATTGTTTCTTCATTGTCGAATGATTACGTGGACTCTTATGTCCTTTCTGAATCTAGCCTTTTCGTGTATCCTTACAAAGTTATCATTAAAACTTGTGGGACTACAAAATTGCTTCTCTCCATCCCAGCAATCCTTAAATTGGCTGATGCCCTGTCCCTTGCAGTGAGATCTGTGAGATACACTAGGGGAAGCTTTATTTTTCCTGGGGCGCAGTCATTTCCACATCGGAGCTTCTCAGAGGAAGTAGCCGTCCTTAATGGCTATTTTGGCAAGCGTGGTCTGGCCGGCAAGGCATTTGTGATGGGTGGCCCGGACAAATCTAAAAGATGGCATGTTTACTCTGCTTCTGCCAAATCAGTGAGTCAGTCGAGCCCTGTTTACACTCTAGAAATGTGCATGACCGGTTTGGACAGAAAGAGGGCATCAGTTTTCTATAAAACTAATGGAAGTTCAGCAGCCCTGATGACTGAAGATTCTGGTATTAGAAAGATTCTTCCTCAATCTGAGATATGTGACTTCGAGTTTGATCCTTGTGGGTACTCCATGAATGCTATTGAAGGTGCTGCAATTTCTACCATCCATGTTACACCAGAAGATGGGTTCAGTTATTCAAGTTTTGAAGCTGCTGGCTATGACTTTGAAGATGTGAATTTGACGCAGCTAGTTGAGAGGGTTTTGGCTTGCTTCCAACCTACTGAGTTCTCTGTAGCTATGCATACTGACATTGCGGAAAAGGAACTTCGAACCAAGTTCCCTCTGTACTTGAAGGGCTACAATTGCGGGGAGACGGGATATGAAGGGCTTGGGCTAGATGGGTCTATCATCTATCACAGCTTTGTCAGGGCCGAAAGCTGTGCATCTCCCAGATCTATTCTGAAGTGCTGCTCTTGGAGCGAGGACGAGAAGGATGATGAAGTTGAAGAAAAGAATTAG
- the LOC133859156 gene encoding uncharacterized protein LOC133859156: MEKKKIDDYEPGPVPLPRPLDRFGFVKQELNNSPDGLTKGRPAYEYEREERRVRKWRKMIGVGGSDWKHYVRRKPHVVKRRIRKGIPDCLRGLVWQLISGSRDLLLMNPGVYEQLVIYETSASELDIIRDISRTFPSHVFFQQRHGPGQRSLYNVLKAYSVFDRDVGYVQGMGFLAGLLLLYMSEEDAFWLLVALLKGAVHAPMEGLYLVGLPLVQQYFFQFDHLMREHLPKLGEHFSQEMINPSMYASQWFITVFSYSFPFHLALRIWDVFLSEGVKIVFKVGLALLKYCADDLIKLPFEKLIHALRNFPEDAMDPDTLLPMAYSIKVSKRLEELKLEYEKKNGEPVQSAEFNGKQKL; this comes from the exons atggaaaagaaaaaaattgatgacTACGAGCCAGGTCCAGTTCCCTTGCCAAGACCGTTGGACAGATTTGGGTTTGTAAAGCAGGAACTTAATAATTCTCCTGATGGTTTAACAAAAGGCAGGCCAGCTTATGAATATGAGAG GGAAGAAAGAAGGGTTagaaaatggaggaaaatgaTTGGGGTTGGAGGGAGTGATTGGAAGCATTATGTCAGGAGAAAACCTCATGTTGTTAAAAGGCGAATAAGGAAAGGTATTCCTGATTGTTTAAGAGGTCTTGTTTGGCAATTGATCTCTGGAAGTCGGGACCTTTTGCTGATGAACCCTGGGGTTTATGAG CAACTAGTTATATATGAGACATCAGCTTCAGAACTAGATATAATACGAGACATTTCGCGTACATTTCCTTCACATGTTTTCTTCCAGCAGAGACATGGACCTGGTCAAAGGTCCCTTTACAATGTTTTGAAGGCATACTCTGTCTTTGACAGAGATGTTGGATATGTTCAG GGAATGGGTTTTTTAGCTGGTCTATTGCTTCTTTATATGAGTGAAGAGGATGCGTTTTGGTTATTGGTAGCATTACTGAAAGGAGCTGTCCATGCCCCAATGGAAGGATTATATCTG GTGGGGCTGCCTTTGGTACAACAGTACTTTTTTCAGTTTGATCACTTGATGAGAGAGCATTTACCAAAGCTGGGGGAGCATTTTTCTCAAGAAATGATAAATCCTAGCATGTATGCAAGTCAGTGGTTCATAACCGTTTTCTCATACTCTTTTCCATTCCATTTGGCTCTTCGAATTTGGGATGTTTTTCTTAGTGAG GGtgttaaaattgtttttaaggTTGGTTTGGCCCTATTAAAATATTGTGCTGATGACTTG ATAAAATTACCTTTCGAGAAACTCATACATGCTTTGCGTAACTTCCCTGAGGATGCAATGGATCCAGATACGTTATTACCAATGGCCTACTCAAttaag GTATCTAAGCGTTTGGAGGAACTGAAGCTGGAGTATGAGAAGAAGAATGGAGAGCCAGTTCAATCAGCAGAATTTAACGGAAAGCAGAAATTGTGA